From a region of the Phaseolus vulgaris cultivar G19833 chromosome 6, P. vulgaris v2.0, whole genome shotgun sequence genome:
- the LOC137832937 gene encoding pentatricopeptide repeat-containing protein At1g10270, with product MLLHRLLLRRLSSIAASRPIFSLTQTRSYAFSSAEEAAAERRRRKRRLRIEPPLNAIRPPPQQGPPRDPNAPRLPDSTSALVGPRLSLHNRVQSLIRAGDLEAASAIARHAVFSVTRPTVFTCNAIIAAMYRSKRYEEAIALFHFFFNQFNIVPNIVSYNNVINTHCDEGRVDVALEIYRHIIANAPFSPSPVTYRHLTKGLIQAGRISEAVDLLREMLTKGHGADSLVYNNLISGFLELENLEKANELFDELKERCLVYDGIVNSTFMEWFFKKGRDKEAMESYKSLLERQFRMTPATCNVLLECLLKHARKTEAWALFDNMLDNHTPPNFQAVNSDTFNIMVNECFNLGNFEEALATFKKVGTKANSKPFAMDVAGYNNIIARFCENEMLSQAETLFEELCSKSLSPDVPTHRTLIEAYLRMERIDDALRVFNRMADAGLRVVAGFGNTVFDKLIKNGKAIDCAQILSKLGEKDPKPDPTCYEVVIKGLCAHGLLDKSVELLDEVMRYGVGVTPALRESVTEVFKEAGRGDEIERLLDINRFAYTPRPPPPRPAYRPPPVRSPSQMAVAPHNPHSGPPPTTHMAAQLHPPPPFQMSGATHNPPSGFPAQKAAHSPTPPSPQMTGAHYPPSGFQSPPSQMAGAPHNSPYVAPHQVLGHQRPPMHQPSWGFSPPMTGPHTTAAGPSPHMSRQPYPTTSEFPSQMNRASPQMTAHHYTPSGPSPQMAGYQPYGTPRGPQQMSEPRYPSSGFTPPMAGQHHPPAGPAPPLSGSSIPSYGASPKMSPPYPTAPGQSSHVTGPGPYHPLSGVGSHFEESHQQQSEVPEQVAV from the coding sequence ATGTTGCTTCACCGCCTGCTCCTCCGCCGTTTGTCCTCCATCGCCGCCTCCCGTCCCATCTTCTCTCTCACCCAAACCCGTTCCTACGCCTTCTCCTCCGCCGAAGAAGCTGCGGCCGAGCGCCGGCGACGGAAGCGGCGTCTGCGCATCGAGCCTCCCCTAAATGCTATTCGTCCTCCTCCGCAGCAGGGCCCTCCGCGTGACCCCAACGCTCCTCGCCTCCCAGACTCCACTTCGGCGTTGGTGGGCCCCCGGTTGAGTCTCCACAATCGCGTTCAGTCCCTCATCCGCGCGGGCGACCTCGAGGCGGCGTCCGCCATTGCCCGGCACGCGGTGTTCTCCGTGACACGGCCAACCGTGTTCACCTGCAACGCCATCATCGCCGCCATGTACCGGTCAAAGCGATACGAGGAGGCTATTGCCCTCTTCCACTTCTTCTTCAACCAATTCAACATCGTCCCAAACATCGTCTCTTACAACAACGTAATCAACACCCACTGCGACGAGGGTCGCGTCGACGTGGCCCTTGAAATCTATCGCCACATCATCGCCAACGCTCCTTTCAGTCCCTCCCCCGTCACCTATCGCCATCTCACCAAAGGTCTGATCCAAGCCGGTCGGATTTCCGAAGCCGTGGACCTCTTGCGCGAGATGCTCACCAAGGGCCATGGCGCCGATTCCCTCGTCTACAACAACCTCATTTCCGGCTTTCTCGAACTGGAGAATTTGGAGAAGGCCAATGAGCTCTTCGACGAGCTTAAGGAGCGGTGCCTGGTGTATGACGGGATTGTGAATTCCACTTTCATGGAATGGTTCTTCAAAAAGGGAAGGGATAAGGAGGCCATGGAGTCCTACAAGTCCTTGTTGGAGCGCCAGTTTAGAATGACCCCTGCCACTTGCAACGTTTTGTTGGAGTGTTTGCTCAAGCATGCCAGGAAAACTGAGGCTTGGGCCCTGTTTGATAATATGCTCGACAATCACACCCCTCCCAATTTCCAAGCTGTTAACTCTGATACCTTCAATATTATGGTTAATGAGTGCTTTAATCTTGGAAACTTTGAGGAGGCCCTTGCAACTTTTAAGAAGGTTGGTACCAAGGCTAATTCTAAGCCCTTTGCCATGGACGTTGCTGGCTACAATAATATCATTGCTAGGTTTTGTGAGAATGAGATGCTTTCCCAAGCCGAGACTCTGTTTGAAGAACTGTGCTCTAAGTCTTTGAGCCCCGATGTGCCTACTCACCGAACTTTGATTGAAGCCTACTTGAGAATGGAGAGGATCGATGATGCTCTCAGGGTGTTCAACAGAATGGCGGATGCTGGTCTTAGGGTAGTTGCTGGTTTTGGTAACACGGTGTTTGATAAATTGATTAAGAATGGTAAGGCTATTGACTGTGCTCAAATTTTGAGTAAATTGGGAGAGAAGGATCCCAAACCAGACCCCACTTGCTATGAGGTTGTAATCAAGGGACTTTGTGCCCATGGCTTATTGGACAAAAGCGTAGAGCTGCTGGATGAGGTTATGAGGTATGGTGTTGGGGTCACTCCTGCCTTGCGGGAATCTGTTACTGAGGTTTTTAAGGAAGCTGGGAGAGGTGATGAGATTGAAAGACTGCTAGATATCAACAGATTTGCATACACTCCTCGTCCACCCCCTCCAAGACCTGCTTACCGTCCACCACCAGTCAGGTCCCCCTCGCAAATGGCAGTGGCGCCACATAACCCACATTCTGGCCCTCCTCCCACCACACATATGGCAGCTCAGCTGCACCCGCCACCACCTTTTCAAATGTCAGGAGCTACACATAACCCACCTTCTGGGTTTCCAGCACAAAAGGCGGCACATAGTCCAACACCTCCTTCTCCTCAAATGACTGGAGCACATTATCCACCTTCTGGGTTTCAATCGCCACCTTCTCAAATGGCCGGTGCACCACATAATTCACCTTATGTGGCTCCACATCAAGTGTTGGGACACCAACGCCCGCCAATGCATCAACCTTCGTGGGGATTTTCTCCTCCAATGACTGGGCCTCACACTACAGCAGCTGGACCTTCACCTCATATGTCAAGACAGCCTTACCCTACTACGTCTGAATTTCCTTCTCAAATGAACAGGGCATCCCCGCAAATGACTGCCCATCATTATACACCATCTGGACCTTCACCTCAAATGGCAGGATATCAGCCTTATGGAACACCACGTGGGCCCCAACAAATGTCAGAACCACGATATCCATCGTCAGGATTCACCCCTCCCATGGCAGGACAACACCATCCACCAGCCGGACCAGCTCCTCCACTGTCCGGGTCATCTATTCCTTCGTATGGAGCATCACCTAAAATGTCACCGCCTTATCCTACAGCCCCAGGACAATCATCTCACGTGACTGGACCTGGACCATATCACCCGTTGTCAGGAGTAGGTTctcactttgaggaatcacatCAACAACAATCAGAAGTTCCTGAACAGGTAGCCGTTTAA
- the LOC137832939 gene encoding glycosyltransferase BC10, producing the protein MGRNQRDREEGEKHVGLLRLAQILTYLVVFAGGVVMGLTTSSHIHNTNFISLPLHNYLPISNCSTTAPSPLPPPPPPPPPPPLDMADFLHPPNLTHTLSDDELFWRASLMPNKEGYPFRRIPKVAFMFLTRGPLPMLPLWERFFNGHAPLFNIYVHAPPRFHLNVSLSSPFYARQIPSQDVSWGTVTLADAERRLLANALLDFSNERFVLLSESCIPIYNFPTVYRYLTDSAHSFVESYDDPTRYGRGRYSRSMLPHIQLRHWRKGSQWFELNRSLAVYIISDTKYYTLFRKYCKPACYPDEHYIPTFLNMFHGPLNSNRTVTWVDWSMLGPHPASFGRANITAHFIQAIRNNGSLCRYNSEMTSICYLFARKFDPSALEPLLNLSSQVMNF; encoded by the exons ATGGGACGGAATCAGAGGGATAGAGAGGAGGGAGAGAAGCACGTTGGGCTCCTCAGATTGGCTCAAATTCTCACATACCTTGTGGTGTTTGCAGGCGGAGTGGTCATGGGTCTCACCACCAGCTCTCACATCCACAACACCAATTTCATCTCCCTCCCCCTCCACAATTATCTCCCAATTTCAAACTGCTCCACCACCGCACCTTCACCGCTaccaccaccacctcctcctcctcctcctccgcCTCTCGACATGGCCGACTTCCTTCATCCTCCCAACCTCACTCACACGCTCTCCGACGATGAGCTCTTCTGGAGGGCTTCCTTGATGCCGAACAAAGAAGGGTACCCTTTCCGCAGAATCCCCAAGGTTGCCTTCATGTTCCTCACCAGGGGTCCCCTTCCCATGTTGCCCCTCTGGGAGCGATTCTTCAACGGCCACGCTCCTCTCTTCAACATCTACGTCCACGCCCCTCCCCGTTTCCATCTCAACGTCTCCCTCTCTTCCCCTTTCTACGCCCGCCAAATCCCCAGCCAG GATGTTTCGTGGGGAACTGTTACTCTGGCAGATGCTGAGAGACGGCTTCTGGCGAATGCTCTGCTGGACTTTTCAAACGAGCGCTTTGTTCTTCTCTCCGAGAGCTGCATCCCAATCTACAACTTCCCCACCGTCTACCGTTATCTCACTGACTCCGCCCACAGCTTTGTTGAATCCTACGACGATCCCACCCGCTATGGCCGCGGTCGCTACAGTCGCAGTATGCTTCCTCATATTCAACTCAGACACTGGCGTAAAGGGTCTCAGTGGTTTGAACTCAATCGTTCTCTGGCTGTGTATATAATCTCTGACACCAAATATTATACCCTCTTCAGAAAATACTGTAAGCCTGCATGCTACCCAGATGAGCATTACATTCCAACCTTCTTGAACATGTTTCATGGTCCTCTTAATTCCAATCGAACAGTCACATGGGTTGACTGGTCAATGCTGGGTCCTCATCCTGCATCCTTTGGGAGAGCCAATATAACTGCCCATTTTATTCAGGCTATAAGGAACAATGGCTCCCTCTGTCGATATAATTCCGAGATGACGTCCATTTGTTACCTCTTTGCCCGCAAGTTTGATCCCTCTGCACTCGAGCCCTTGCTTAACCTGTCTTCTCAAGTTATGAACTTTTGA
- the LOC137832938 gene encoding zinc finger CCCH domain-containing protein 5 isoform X2, translated as MEEGKSMGRKEKRKAMKKMKRKQTRKEAAERERREEEDRLNDPEEQRRIQLLEQEEADRMQRDTILFQEREKAFMDIIITRQQQEEEQQQEQEREHEQEQSIDQDHEFEYEDGPPEIIWQGNEIIFKKKQLRVRVTDTHHDHNRPTSNPLPPESSVSESESESRTQTLQDVAQQIPNFGTEQDKAHCPFHLKTGACRFGMRCSRVHFYPDKSSTILIKNMYNGPGLACDRDQDEGLEYTDEEVERCFEEFYEDVHTEFLKFGEIVNFKVCKNGSFHLRGNVYVQYKALDSALLAYNLVNGRYFAGKQVTCQFVNLTRWKVAICGEYMKSGFKTCSHGTACNFIHCFRNPGGDYEWADSDKPPPKFWVEKIIALFGYSDYYETSREQGNLSLSKTDSDRYHCTRSRSREMDKISCGHSGRRKHEDERKQRTPNEDRNASFKNTHKRKSLGRTPDTDSDREWLEKEENRERRHEYTRNGSFNKNRDDNSGSHEEDSDVDCDTRDNEKQHGRDVRRHRISESSRHQGGDASESDKDLFGRVAMETVHDYSRKSSRHRRSDVYKKKRSK; from the exons ATGGAAGAGGGGAAGAGTATGGGTCGAaaggagaagaggaaggcaATGAAGAAAATGAAGCGGAAGCAGACAAGGAAGGAGGCGGCGGAGAGGGAGCGGCGGGAGGAAGAGGACCGCCTCAACGATCCGGAAGAGCAGAGGCGGATTCAGCTGCTGGAGCAGGAGGAGGCAGACAGAATGCAGAGGGACACCATCCTCTTCCAGGAGAGGGAGAAGGCTTTCATGGATATCATAATCACTCGACAGCAGCAGGAGGAGGAGCAGCAGCAAGAGCAAGAGCGAGAGCATGAGCAAGAGCAGAGCATCGACCAGGACCATGAATTTGAATACGAAGATGGCCCTCCTGAGATTATTTGGCAAGGAAACGAGATCATCTTCAAGAAGAAACAACTCAGAGTGAGGGTTACGGACACGCACCATGACCACAATAGACCTACATCCAATCCCTTACCTCCGGAATCATCCGTATCGGAATCGGAATCGGAATCGCGCACTCAGACCCTTCAGGATGTTGCTCAGCAAATACCCAATTTCGGAACTGAACAG GATAAAGCTCATTGCCCTTTTCATCTAAAAACTGGAGCATGTCGTTTTGGTATGCGGTGTAGCAGAGTCCATTTTTACCCTGATAAATCATCCACTATTCTTATCAAAAACATGTACAACGGACCTGGCCTTGCTTGCGATCGGGACCAAGACGAGGGCCTCGAG TATACAGATGAAGAGGTTGAACGTTGCTTTGAAGAATTTTACGAGGATGTCCACACAGAATTCTTGAAGTTTGGGGAAATTGTGAACTTCAAG GTGTGTAAAAATGGTTCATTTCACTTGCGAGGAAATGTCTATGTACAGTACAAAGCATTGGATTCTGCTCTGCTTGCTTATAACTTGGTGAACGGTCGCTACTTTGCTGGAAAACAG GTAACTTGTCAATTTGTTAACTTGACAAGATGGAAGGTAGCCATATGTGGCGAGTATATGAAATCAGGTTTCAAG ACTTGTTCTCACGGAACAGCATGCAATTTTATTCACTGTTTTCGTAATCCTGGTGGAGACTATGAATGGGCTGATTCTGACAAACCTCCCCCAAAATTTTGGGTTGAAAAGATTATTGCTTTATTTGGTTATTCTGATTATTACGAGACTTCAAGGGAGCAAGGAAATTTGAGTTTGTCAAAAACAGATTCTGACAG GTATCACTGTACAAGGTCAAGATCTAGGGAGATGGATAAGATAAGTTGTGGTCATTCTGGTAGAAGAAAACATGAAGATGAAAGAAAGCAAAGAACTCCCAATGAGGATCGGAATGCTAGCTTTAAAAACACTCATAAAAGAAAATCCCTAGGCAGAACCCCTGATACTGATTCTGACAGAGAATGGTTAGAAAAGGAGGAAAATAGGGAAAGACGCCATGAGTACACTAGGAATGGGTCGTTTAACAAGAACAGGGATGACAATAGCGGAAGCCATGAAGAGGATTCTGATGTGGATTGTGATACTAGGGACAATGAAAAACAGCATGGTAGAGATGTGAGAAGGCACCGTATTAGCGAAAGCTCAAGACATCAGGGTGGTGATGCTTCTGAATCCGACAAAGATTTGTTTGGTAGAGTGGCCATGGAAACAGTACATGATTATTCTAGGAAAAGCTCCAGACACAGAAGATCGGATGTGTATAAAAAGAAGAGATCAAAATGA
- the LOC137832938 gene encoding zinc finger CCCH domain-containing protein 5 isoform X1 has translation MEEGKSMGRKEKRKAMKKMKRKQTRKEAAERERREEEDRLNDPEEQRRIQLLEQEEADRMQRDTILFQEREKAFMDIIITRQQQEEEQQQEQEREHEQEQSIDQDHEFEYEDGPPEIIWQGNEIIFKKKQLRVRVTDTHHDHNRPTSNPLPPESSVSESESESRTQTLQDVAQQIPNFGTEQDKAHCPFHLKTGACRFGMRCSRVHFYPDKSSTILIKNMYNGPGLACDRDQDEGLEYTDEEVERCFEEFYEDVHTEFLKFGEIVNFKVLFYCHVCKNGSFHLRGNVYVQYKALDSALLAYNLVNGRYFAGKQVTCQFVNLTRWKVAICGEYMKSGFKTCSHGTACNFIHCFRNPGGDYEWADSDKPPPKFWVEKIIALFGYSDYYETSREQGNLSLSKTDSDRYHCTRSRSREMDKISCGHSGRRKHEDERKQRTPNEDRNASFKNTHKRKSLGRTPDTDSDREWLEKEENRERRHEYTRNGSFNKNRDDNSGSHEEDSDVDCDTRDNEKQHGRDVRRHRISESSRHQGGDASESDKDLFGRVAMETVHDYSRKSSRHRRSDVYKKKRSK, from the exons ATGGAAGAGGGGAAGAGTATGGGTCGAaaggagaagaggaaggcaATGAAGAAAATGAAGCGGAAGCAGACAAGGAAGGAGGCGGCGGAGAGGGAGCGGCGGGAGGAAGAGGACCGCCTCAACGATCCGGAAGAGCAGAGGCGGATTCAGCTGCTGGAGCAGGAGGAGGCAGACAGAATGCAGAGGGACACCATCCTCTTCCAGGAGAGGGAGAAGGCTTTCATGGATATCATAATCACTCGACAGCAGCAGGAGGAGGAGCAGCAGCAAGAGCAAGAGCGAGAGCATGAGCAAGAGCAGAGCATCGACCAGGACCATGAATTTGAATACGAAGATGGCCCTCCTGAGATTATTTGGCAAGGAAACGAGATCATCTTCAAGAAGAAACAACTCAGAGTGAGGGTTACGGACACGCACCATGACCACAATAGACCTACATCCAATCCCTTACCTCCGGAATCATCCGTATCGGAATCGGAATCGGAATCGCGCACTCAGACCCTTCAGGATGTTGCTCAGCAAATACCCAATTTCGGAACTGAACAG GATAAAGCTCATTGCCCTTTTCATCTAAAAACTGGAGCATGTCGTTTTGGTATGCGGTGTAGCAGAGTCCATTTTTACCCTGATAAATCATCCACTATTCTTATCAAAAACATGTACAACGGACCTGGCCTTGCTTGCGATCGGGACCAAGACGAGGGCCTCGAG TATACAGATGAAGAGGTTGAACGTTGCTTTGAAGAATTTTACGAGGATGTCCACACAGAATTCTTGAAGTTTGGGGAAATTGTGAACTTCAAGGTTCTTTTTTATTGCCAT GTGTGTAAAAATGGTTCATTTCACTTGCGAGGAAATGTCTATGTACAGTACAAAGCATTGGATTCTGCTCTGCTTGCTTATAACTTGGTGAACGGTCGCTACTTTGCTGGAAAACAG GTAACTTGTCAATTTGTTAACTTGACAAGATGGAAGGTAGCCATATGTGGCGAGTATATGAAATCAGGTTTCAAG ACTTGTTCTCACGGAACAGCATGCAATTTTATTCACTGTTTTCGTAATCCTGGTGGAGACTATGAATGGGCTGATTCTGACAAACCTCCCCCAAAATTTTGGGTTGAAAAGATTATTGCTTTATTTGGTTATTCTGATTATTACGAGACTTCAAGGGAGCAAGGAAATTTGAGTTTGTCAAAAACAGATTCTGACAG GTATCACTGTACAAGGTCAAGATCTAGGGAGATGGATAAGATAAGTTGTGGTCATTCTGGTAGAAGAAAACATGAAGATGAAAGAAAGCAAAGAACTCCCAATGAGGATCGGAATGCTAGCTTTAAAAACACTCATAAAAGAAAATCCCTAGGCAGAACCCCTGATACTGATTCTGACAGAGAATGGTTAGAAAAGGAGGAAAATAGGGAAAGACGCCATGAGTACACTAGGAATGGGTCGTTTAACAAGAACAGGGATGACAATAGCGGAAGCCATGAAGAGGATTCTGATGTGGATTGTGATACTAGGGACAATGAAAAACAGCATGGTAGAGATGTGAGAAGGCACCGTATTAGCGAAAGCTCAAGACATCAGGGTGGTGATGCTTCTGAATCCGACAAAGATTTGTTTGGTAGAGTGGCCATGGAAACAGTACATGATTATTCTAGGAAAAGCTCCAGACACAGAAGATCGGATGTGTATAAAAAGAAGAGATCAAAATGA